From Humisphaera borealis, the proteins below share one genomic window:
- the miaE gene encoding tRNA-(ms[2]io[6]A)-hydroxylase, whose protein sequence is MDHILGSSASWRSSLLFSGQLHEFVAGVAGVYASPVMTRERDADLPLRYTTPVEWAAGVLARPLDLLNDHAHLEKKAAANALELLNRWPEPNPPENWVAAMTAIARDEVEHLSVVSRMLARRGGKLTRQHGNPYASALHKLVRRGQGPEELVDRLMISALIEARSCERFKLLGERVEDDAELKKLYRGLWASEHGHYRTFIQLAEQIMPEPAVAKRWNQMLDSEAELIQQQPPGPRMHSA, encoded by the coding sequence TTGGATCACATCCTTGGCTCCTCGGCGTCTTGGCGTTCATCACTTCTGTTTTCGGGACAGCTGCATGAGTTCGTTGCCGGTGTCGCCGGCGTGTATGCTTCGCCGGTCATGACCCGCGAACGCGACGCCGATCTTCCCCTCCGCTATACCACGCCCGTCGAATGGGCCGCCGGCGTTCTGGCCAGGCCGCTCGACCTGCTGAACGACCACGCGCACCTGGAAAAGAAAGCCGCCGCCAACGCCCTGGAACTGCTCAACCGCTGGCCCGAGCCCAACCCGCCCGAGAACTGGGTGGCGGCGATGACCGCGATCGCGCGGGACGAGGTCGAACACCTCTCGGTCGTCAGCCGAATGCTCGCCCGGCGTGGCGGAAAGCTCACCCGCCAGCACGGCAACCCCTACGCTTCGGCGCTGCACAAGCTCGTCCGGCGGGGGCAGGGGCCGGAAGAGCTCGTCGATCGGCTGATGATTTCTGCATTGATCGAAGCCCGCAGCTGCGAGCGGTTCAAGCTTCTCGGAGAAAGGGTCGAGGACGACGCGGAATTGAAAAAGCTGTACCGGGGATTGTGGGCAAGCGAGCACGGCCATTATCGCACGTTCATCCAGCTCGCCGAGCAAATCATGCCCGAGCCGGCCGTCGCGAAGCGATGGAACCAGATGCTCGACAGCGAGGCGGAGCTGATCCAGCAGCAACCGCCGGGGCCGCGGATGCATAGTGCGTGA
- the trpD gene encoding anthranilate phosphoribosyltransferase yields MSTAAPLRDILLKLCRREDLTRGEARDAFTHLMSGQATDGQIGGLLVGLAAKGTTVEELVGAAQAMRAKVLPVESPAGGVVLDTCGTGGDVRGTFNISTAAAILAASCGVKVVKHGNKSATSKSSSADVLEHLGIKLEITPEIAHQCLASAGICFAYARSHHPAMKFVAATRTSLGIPTIFNLLGPLTNPAGAAHQLLGVFAPELTDRMATVLRELGSKHAWVVHAEDGLDELSTLGPTRVSELKDGEVRTFTVDPEDVGLPYARLSDLQAESPEESANIIRLMLQGKPGAAKDIAVLNAGAALLVAGKVSELRDGITEAENALESGKAAETLAKWVKSSHG; encoded by the coding sequence ATGTCCACCGCCGCTCCACTGCGTGACATTCTGCTCAAGCTCTGCCGCCGGGAAGACCTGACGCGCGGCGAAGCTCGCGACGCCTTCACTCACCTGATGTCCGGCCAAGCGACCGACGGGCAGATCGGCGGCTTGCTGGTCGGGCTTGCGGCGAAGGGGACGACGGTCGAAGAACTGGTCGGCGCGGCGCAGGCGATGCGGGCGAAAGTGCTGCCGGTCGAATCGCCCGCCGGCGGCGTCGTGCTCGACACCTGCGGCACCGGCGGCGACGTCCGCGGCACCTTCAACATCTCGACCGCCGCCGCCATCCTCGCGGCGTCCTGCGGCGTTAAAGTCGTCAAGCACGGGAACAAGTCGGCGACCAGCAAGAGCAGCAGCGCCGATGTGCTGGAACACCTGGGCATTAAGCTTGAAATCACACCCGAAATCGCCCATCAGTGCCTCGCGTCCGCCGGGATCTGCTTCGCCTATGCCCGTAGCCATCACCCGGCGATGAAGTTCGTCGCGGCGACGCGCACGTCACTGGGCATTCCCACGATCTTCAACCTGCTCGGCCCGCTCACAAACCCCGCCGGCGCGGCGCATCAACTGCTCGGCGTGTTCGCGCCGGAGCTCACGGATCGCATGGCGACCGTGCTGCGCGAGCTGGGCAGCAAGCATGCCTGGGTGGTTCACGCCGAGGACGGCCTGGACGAGCTGTCGACGCTCGGGCCGACGCGGGTGAGTGAACTAAAGGACGGCGAAGTTCGGACGTTCACGGTCGATCCGGAAGACGTCGGTCTGCCTTACGCGCGGCTGTCGGACTTGCAGGCCGAATCGCCGGAAGAGTCTGCGAACATCATTCGGCTCATGCTGCAGGGCAAGCCGGGCGCGGCGAAGGACATCGCCGTGCTGAACGCCGGCGCGGCGCTGCTGGTGGCGGGGAAGGTCAGCGAACTGCGCGACGGGATCACCGAAGCCGAGAACGCGCTGGAATCCGGCAAGGCCGCCGAGACCCTGGCGAAGTGGGTGAAGAGTTCGCACGGGTAG
- a CDS encoding DUF6855 family protein: MATFDRTKDNPLALKTPPGTAEFTMHADTKDGVAILVCTVGKTVLHYDARCIQDLHAMLKARGDWMDLGGADEQKPAKEGTVEAWGRSSKNPVGGWYGLKKGLRGRFGVYVPPLMEALGLCELEHNPKNNRMRAK, translated from the coding sequence ATGGCCACCTTCGACCGAACCAAGGACAACCCGCTGGCGCTCAAGACGCCGCCGGGCACCGCGGAATTCACGATGCACGCCGATACCAAGGATGGCGTGGCGATCCTTGTCTGCACGGTGGGCAAAACGGTTTTACACTACGACGCGCGGTGCATTCAGGACCTCCACGCCATGCTGAAAGCCCGCGGCGACTGGATGGACCTCGGCGGTGCCGACGAACAAAAGCCCGCGAAAGAAGGCACGGTGGAAGCCTGGGGTCGCTCGTCGAAGAATCCTGTCGGCGGGTGGTACGGTTTGAAGAAAGGCCTGCGTGGCCGCTTCGGCGTCTACGTGCCGCCGCTCATGGAAGCACTGGGCCTGTGCGAACTGGAGCACAACCCGAAGAATAACCGCATGCGGGCGAAGTAG